In one Staphylococcus lutrae genomic region, the following are encoded:
- the nusB gene encoding transcription antitermination factor NusB translates to MSRKQARSQAFQTLFQLEMKHTELTIDEAMNFIKDDHPDLDFTFIKWLVSGVKDHQDVLDEKISPHLNGWTIPRLLKTDRIILRMATFEIDHSETPEKVIINEAVELAKQFSDDDHYKFINGVLGQIKRN, encoded by the coding sequence ATGAGTAGAAAACAAGCACGGAGTCAGGCTTTTCAAACATTATTTCAACTTGAAATGAAGCATACAGAATTAACCATCGATGAAGCCATGAACTTCATTAAAGATGACCATCCTGATTTAGATTTCACATTTATTAAGTGGCTTGTTTCAGGTGTCAAAGATCATCAAGACGTATTGGACGAAAAAATCAGCCCTCACCTTAACGGATGGACAATTCCTCGCCTTCTTAAAACAGATCGTATCATCTTAAGAATGGCGACTTTTGAAATCGATCATAGCGAGACACCAGAGAAAGTAATCATTAATGAGGCAGTTGAGCTCGCAAAACAATTTAGTGATGATGATCATTACAAATTTATTAATGGTGTATTAGGTCAAATTAAAAGAA
- a CDS encoding Asp23/Gls24 family envelope stress response protein, producing MAKSIEHFNPNLGNVEIVPEVISVIASIAVSEVKGVEGVFPDFKNSTLDRLGRKNLTKGIKILTEDNEIIIHVYCALNHTVKVSETALKVQKSIHSALNTMLALTPKQINIHITHIEMAKK from the coding sequence ATGGCAAAGTCTATCGAACATTTCAATCCTAACCTTGGCAATGTTGAAATTGTACCCGAAGTTATTTCTGTCATTGCGAGCATCGCTGTATCTGAAGTAAAAGGGGTTGAGGGCGTATTCCCCGATTTCAAAAATTCAACATTAGACCGTTTGGGTCGTAAAAATTTAACAAAAGGAATCAAAATTTTAACTGAGGATAATGAAATCATTATCCATGTGTATTGCGCTTTAAATCATACTGTTAAAGTGTCAGAAACTGCTTTAAAAGTACAAAAATCCATTCATAGTGCATTAAATACGATGCTTGCACTGACGCCAAAACAAATCAATATTCATATTACGCATATTGAAATGGCAAAAAAATAA
- the accC gene encoding acetyl-CoA carboxylase biotin carboxylase subunit, translated as MKKILIANRGEIAVRIIRACHELGIQTVAIYSEGDKDALHTQLADEAYCVGPKQSKDSYLNIPNILSIATSTGCDGVHPGYGFLAENADFAELCEAVQLKFIGPSYESIQKMGIKDIAKEEMKRANVPVVPGSEGLVNTIEDAIQTANLIGYPVIIKATAGGGGKGIRIARTEEELINGYKMTQQEAETAFGNGGLYLEKFIENFRHIEIQILGDEHGNVIHLGERDCTIQRRMQKLVEEAPSPILTAEKREEMGNAAVRAAQAVHYYNAGTIEFIYDLDEDQFYFMEMNTRIQVEHPVTEMVTGIDLVKMQIKVAMGEKLPYTQKDIQINGHAIEFRINAENPYKNFMPSPGKIEQYLTPGGFGVRIDSACYTNYRIPPYYDSMVAKLIVHQPTRAEAIQLGLRALNEFVVLGIDTTIPFHIRLLNHPVFNKGFFSTKFLEIYDIMNEED; from the coding sequence ATGAAAAAAATACTTATTGCAAACCGTGGCGAGATTGCAGTGCGCATTATCCGCGCATGTCACGAATTAGGCATCCAAACAGTAGCGATTTATTCTGAAGGCGATAAAGATGCATTACATACTCAATTAGCTGATGAAGCCTACTGCGTGGGACCTAAGCAATCAAAAGACTCGTATTTAAATATCCCAAACATCTTGTCTATTGCGACTTCTACAGGATGTGATGGCGTTCACCCAGGTTATGGTTTTCTAGCAGAAAATGCAGATTTTGCCGAATTATGTGAAGCTGTACAGTTAAAATTTATCGGTCCGAGCTATGAATCAATACAAAAGATGGGGATCAAAGACATTGCTAAAGAAGAGATGAAACGTGCAAATGTTCCGGTCGTTCCTGGAAGCGAAGGACTTGTGAATACAATTGAAGATGCCATCCAAACCGCTAATCTCATTGGTTATCCCGTCATAATAAAAGCAACTGCTGGCGGTGGAGGTAAAGGCATTCGTATTGCACGAACAGAAGAAGAATTAATCAATGGCTATAAAATGACCCAACAAGAAGCTGAAACGGCATTTGGTAATGGGGGGCTTTATTTAGAGAAGTTTATTGAAAACTTCCGTCATATAGAAATTCAAATCTTAGGTGATGAACATGGCAATGTCATTCATTTAGGTGAACGCGATTGTACGATTCAACGACGGATGCAAAAACTTGTTGAAGAAGCACCTTCACCAATATTGACTGCAGAAAAACGTGAAGAGATGGGGAACGCCGCTGTAAGAGCAGCGCAAGCAGTTCATTATTATAATGCGGGTACGATAGAGTTTATTTACGATTTGGATGAGGACCAATTTTACTTTATGGAAATGAATACACGTATTCAAGTTGAGCATCCAGTAACTGAAATGGTGACTGGAATTGATCTCGTAAAAATGCAAATCAAAGTCGCAATGGGCGAAAAATTGCCATACACGCAAAAAGATATACAAATCAACGGGCATGCGATTGAATTCCGTATTAATGCAGAAAACCCATACAAAAATTTTATGCCTTCACCAGGTAAGATTGAACAGTACCTTACACCTGGAGGCTTTGGTGTTCGCATCGACTCTGCATGCTATACAAACTATAGGATTCCACCTTATTATGATTCAATGGTTGCAAAATTGATTGTTCATCAACCTACGCGTGCCGAAGCAATCCAATTAGGATTAAGAGCATTAAATGAGTTTGTCGTCCTCGGTATTGACACAACTATTCCGTTCCATATTCGACTGTTAAATCACCCTGTCTTCAATAAAGGTTTCTTTAGCACCAAGTTTCTAGAAATTTACGATATCATGAATGAAGAAGATTAA
- the accB gene encoding acetyl-CoA carboxylase biotin carboxyl carrier protein has product MNFKEIKELIDILDNSNLTEINIEDKGTTVNLKKEKEIITQQVAAPQSVATQVTSSPSVQPAAQVELPSSEVDETLKTITAPMVGTFYKSPSPEENAYVQVGDQITADTTVCILEAMKLFNEIQAEVAGEIVEVLVEDGQMVEYGQVLFKVK; this is encoded by the coding sequence ATGAATTTTAAAGAGATTAAAGAATTAATAGATATTCTAGACAACTCTAACCTAACTGAAATAAACATTGAAGATAAAGGGACAACGGTTAATCTTAAGAAAGAAAAAGAAATCATTACACAGCAAGTGGCTGCACCGCAAAGTGTTGCGACACAAGTCACATCAAGCCCATCGGTTCAACCTGCTGCACAAGTTGAGCTGCCGTCATCTGAGGTAGATGAAACACTTAAAACGATAACCGCTCCAATGGTCGGTACTTTCTATAAATCACCATCTCCAGAAGAAAATGCCTATGTACAAGTCGGCGACCAAATTACTGCGGATACTACCGTTTGTATTTTGGAAGCAATGAAGTTATTTAATGAAATTCAAGCAGAAGTGGCTGGTGAAATCGTTGAGGTTCTTGTTGAAGATGGACAAATGGTTGAGTATGGCCAAGTCTTATTCAAGGTGAAATAA